Proteins encoded by one window of Vitis vinifera cultivar Pinot Noir 40024 chromosome 10, ASM3070453v1:
- the LOC100265886 gene encoding probable F-box protein At4g22030, whose product MVSLQFSSAVITSVAYSSSRCRRGMIRATINMPKLQPGRLSLNLPARDLVLQEVLDMGVGLTAATTSNLEKKYEPSTNGIFPSVSDVSDPSVIAKLHAIMEAVADRVEMHKNIGEQRDNWNHLLLTSINAITLTAATMAGIAATSVGGPLVALKLSSTLMYLAATGMLVVMNKIQPSQLVEEQRNAARLFKQLHGQIQRTLSCGTPTSTDVEEVMEKVLSLDKAFPLPLLGAMLDKFPKTVEPAVWWPEHRRRQDRQSGRTDGNGWSVELEEEMREVVGVLKRKDTEDYLRLGKIALKVNRMLAISGPLLTGLAACGTAFVGSSHGPWAATLGVVAGAMASVVNTMEHGGQMGMVFEMYRSNAGFFRMMEETIESNLNERDVGRRENGELFETKVALQLGRSLSGLKDLAASSYSSSKKGEAIEEFASKLF is encoded by the coding sequence ATGGTGAGTCTTCAATTTTCATCGGCTGTTATTACGTCAGTGGCTTATTCCTCATCTCGTTGCCGGAGAGGAATGATAAGAGCTACTATCAATATGCCTAAACTCCAGCCCGGCCGCCTATCTTTGAACCTCCCCGCTAGAGATTTGGTACTACAGGAAGTACTGGACATGGGAGTTGGTCTCACAGCTGCAACCACCAGCAATTTGGAGAAGAAATACGAGCCGAGTACTAATGGTATTTTCCCTTCTGTGAGCGATGTTTCTGATCCTTCGGTGATTGCTAAACTCCATGCAATCATGGAGGCTGTGGCAGATAGAGTGGAGATGCACAAGAATATCGGGGAGCAGCGTGATAATTGGAACCATCTTCTTTTGACATCGATTAATGCAATCACACTCACTGCTGCAACCATGGCTGGAATTGCTGCTACAAGTGTAGGAGGACCCCTTGTAGCTCTCAAGCTCTCTTCCACTCTGATGTATTTGGCAGCCACTGGGATGTTGGTGGTGATGAATAAGATCCAGCCATCTCAACTCGTCGAAGAACAGCGCAATGCCGCGAGGTTGTTTAAGCAGCTTCATGGCCAGATTCAAAGAACACTCTCTTGTGGCACTCCTACTAGTACCGATGTTGAGGAAGTTATGGAGAAAGTTTTGTCACTGGACAAGGCCTTCCCGCTTCCTTTACTAGGAGCGATGCTCGATAAATTCCCCAAAACTGTGGAGCCTGCTGTATGGTGGCCGGAGCACAGGCGAAGGCAGGACAGGCAGAGTGGGAGAACAGATGGAAATGGTTGGAGTGTGGAGTTGGAGGAAGAAATGAGAGAAGTAGTTGGGGTTTTGAAGAGAAAGGACACTGAAGACTATTTGAGGCTGGGCAAAATAGCCTTGAAAGTTAACAGGATGCTCGCCATTTCTGGTCCCTTATTGACAGGCTTAGCGGCTTGTGGAACTGCGTTCGTGGGATCTTCTCACGGTCCCTGGGCCGCCACACTAGGAGTCGTAGCTGGAGCCATGGCAAGCGTGGTGAACACAATGGAGCATGGCGGGCAAATGGGCATGGTGTTTGAGATGTATAGAAGCAACGCAGGCTTCTTCCGGATGATGGAAGAGACCATAGAGTCAAATCTGAATGAAAGAGATGTGGGGAGAAGAGAGAACGGGGAATTGTTTGAAACGAAGGTGGCTCTACAGCTAGGAAGAAGCTTGTCCGGGCTCAAGGATCTGGCAGCATCCTCTTATTCTTCTTCCAAAAAAGGAGAGGCCATTGAAGAGTTCGCAAGCAAGCTCTTCTAA